One genomic window of Melopsittacus undulatus isolate bMelUnd1 chromosome 15, bMelUnd1.mat.Z, whole genome shotgun sequence includes the following:
- the NLRX1 gene encoding NLR family member X1 isoform X2, with translation MSRAVQCQSCLPWGSWMQLHQSLPGSRGTRSLYHLCAASVPGNAGSYFSRKILRTNSITFTRGCVHYQGGNQERSVRPSTSRLSHLRNVASSDAIKKHRKSLSAWFSHQPNEERQFGPSFSVDAVHVDPVIRESSLEEILKPSPGLTIQNQLQQSCRQVISLQNLFDVDCCGRQVKNVVLYGTVGTGKSTLIKKMVVDWCHGRLPRFELLIPFSCEDLSHSHAPISLRHLITKKYQHLRDVVPILGTSNLNVLFILNGLERLNLDFRLAGTELCCDPSEPVPPSAIVVNLLRKYLLPEASIIVTTRPSAVRRIPGKYVGRYAEICGFSDTNLQKLYFQMRLSQPSCSVQDGVGSSSGEQENLVEMLSRNLERHNQITAACFLPSYCWLVCTTLHFLYFTKMVPPSQTLTGIYTSFLRLNFSGEVLDSTDPTNISMMKYVAKTVGKLAYEGVMSRKTCFSEDDLQRCFEVEMKTESELNLLEVFRSDVFRFFLSPCVQSGKEHTFVFTIPAMQEYLAALYVVLGEKKTLAQRVGKELSEVVGKVSEDVAVVVNIISKVLPLRFLPVLFNLLKIFPRYFSRLSGKDQDAIAHTMAEELFKEEDYYNDDVLDQINSSILGVEGPMRHPDEVPDDEVFELFPIFMGGILSRRNRAILEQLGCSIKNLAAFEIAKAMKKTVIRKSRKGLPPSELMDYLFFLHEFQNERFTAEAIRSLRTVNLSSVKMTPLKCSVLASVMGTTSHEVEELNLSSCNLDTSSLRILFSVLLRCRTLHLQLNSLGSDACREIRDLLLHDKCMVNSLRRSRPAGGGGGQEARDAGQSASVFQ, from the exons ATGTCACGGGCTGTGCAATgccagagctgcctgccctggggcagctggaTGCAGCTGCATCAGTCCCTGCCAGGGAGCAGAGGGACCAGAAGTCTGTATCATCTGTGTGCTGCTTCAGTGCCAG GCAATGCAGGCAGCTACTTCTCTAGGAAGATCCTTCGCACAAACAGCATCACCTTCACCAG GGGCTGTGTTCACTACCAGGGAGGGAACCAGGAGCGCTCGGTCCGGCCCAGCACCTCTCGCCTGTCCCACCTAAGGAATGTGGCCTCTTCTG ATGCCATCAAGAAACACCGGAAGAGCCTGTCTGCGTGGTTCAGTCACCAGCCCAATGAAGAGAGGCAGTTTGGCCCTTCCTTCTCAGTGGATGCAGTCCATGTGGACCCAGTGATACGGGAGAGCTCCCTGGAGGAGATCCTGAAGCCTTCACCTGGCCTGACCATCCAGAACCAGCTCCAGCAATCCTGCAGGCAGGTTATCAGCCTCCAGAACCTTTTTGATGTGGATTGCTGTGGGCGGCAGGTGAAGAATGTGGTGCTGTATGGCACTGTGGGCACAGGGAAGAGCACCCTTATCAAAAAGATGGTGGTGGACTGGTGCCATGGTCGCCTACCCCGTTTTGAGCTGCTCATTCCCTTTTCCTGTGAAGACCTGTCCCATAGTCACGCTCCCATCTCCCTGCGGCACCTCATAACCAAGAAGTACCAGCACCTCCGGGATGTGGTGCCGATCCTGGGCACTTCCAACCTCAACGTGCTTTTCATCCTCAATGGCCTGGAGCGGCTCAACTTGGACTTCCGCCTGgctggcacagagctgtgctgtgacCCCAGCGAGCCTGTGCCTCCCTCTGCCATTGTGGTCAACCTGCTGCGCAAATACCTCCTGCCAGAG GCTAGCATCATCGTCACCACACGCCCATCGGCAGTGCGCCGGATCCCTGGCAAGTACGTGGGCCGCTATGCTGAAATCTGTGGCTTCTCTGACACCAACCTGCAGAAGCTGTACTTCCAGATGCGCCTCAGccagcccagctgcagtgtacaggaTGGTGTGGGGAGCAGCTCAGGTGAGCAGGAGAACTTAGTGGAGATGCTGTCGAGGAACCTGGAGCGCCACAACCAAATAACTGCTGCCTGCTTCTTGCCATCTTACTGCTGGCTGGTGTGCACCACCCTGCACTTCCTCTACTTCACCAAGATGGTACCTCCCAGCCAGACCCTGACAGGTATCTATACCAGCTTCCTGAGGCTCAACTTCAGTGGGGAGGTGCTGGACAGCACTGACCCCACTAACATCTCCATGATGAAGTACGTGGCCAAGACAGTGGGCAAGCTGGCCTATGAAGGGGTGATGTCCCGCAAGACCTGTTTCTCAGAGGATGACCTGCAGCGGTGCTTTGAGGTGGAGATGAAGACTGAAAGCGAGCTCAACCTGCTGGAGGTGTTCCGCAGTGATGTCTTCCGCTTCTTCCTCAGTCCATGTGTGCAGTCAGGCAAAGAGCACACCTTTGTGTTCACCATCCCTGCTATGCAGGAGTACCTGGCAGCCCTGTATGTGGTGCTGGGTGAGAAGAAGACGCTGGCACAGAGAGTGGGGAAGGAGCTGTCGGAGGTCGTTGGGAAGGTGAGTGAAGATGTGGCTGTCGTTGTGAATATCATCTCCAAGGTGCTGCCCTTGCGCTTCCTGCCAGTGCTCTTTAACCTGCTCAAGATCTTCCCTCGCTACTTCTCCCGGCTGAGTGGGAAGGACCAGGATGCTATTGCCCACACCATGGCAGAGGAGCTGTTCAAAGAGGAGGATTACTACAACGATGATGTCTTGGACCAGATCAATTCCAGCATCCTGGGCGTGGAGGGCCCCATGCGCCACCCTGACGAGGTCCCTGATGATGAGGTCTTTGAGCTCTTCCCCATCTTCATGGGTGGGATCCTGTCCCGCCGTAACCGGGCCATCCTTGAGCAGCTGGGCTGCTCCATTAAGAACCTGGCAGCCTTTGAGATTGCCAAGGCCATGAAGAAGACAGTCATCAGGAAGAGCCGCAAGGGGCTGCCCCCCTCTGAGCTGATGGACTACCTCTTCTTCCTGCACGAGTTCCAGAATGAGCGCTTCACAGCCGAGGCCATCCGCTCCCTCCGCACTGTCAACCTCTCATCCGTCAAGATGACCCCTCTCAAGTGCTCTGTCCTGGCATCTGTCATGGGCACCACAAGCCATGAGGTGGAGGAGCTGAACCTGAGCTCCTGCAACCTTGACACAAGCAGCCTGAGGATCCTCTTCTCTGTCCTGCTGCGATGCAGAACTCTTCA